One Thermococcus eurythermalis DNA segment encodes these proteins:
- the panB gene encoding 3-methyl-2-oxobutanoate hydroxymethyltransferase, with protein sequence MREITPKRIREMKGKEKITMVTAYDYPSALLADKAGIDIVFVGDSLGMVVYGDNNTLNVTMEQMVFHTRAVARAVRRALVLADMPFSSYEVSVEEGVKNAVRLIQAGADAVKIEGGADHEKLVRKLVRMGIPVMGHTGLTPQRYLRLGGYRITGETEEEIEEILRDAKALERAGAFAVVLEFVLADVAKLVTEEVSIPTIGIGAGPYVDGQVLVWHDLLGIYESSPPFAKRYAELGKIILDALGQYNREVKTGEFPSSEHYWEYQDKEDFRRKAQKALERLGDGE encoded by the coding sequence ATGAGGGAGATAACGCCGAAGAGAATCCGCGAGATGAAGGGGAAGGAGAAAATCACGATGGTGACGGCCTACGATTACCCTTCAGCGCTCCTGGCAGATAAAGCGGGAATTGACATCGTTTTCGTCGGCGATTCCCTCGGAATGGTCGTTTACGGCGATAACAATACGCTCAACGTGACGATGGAGCAGATGGTCTTCCACACGAGGGCCGTTGCAAGGGCCGTCAGGCGGGCGCTCGTTTTAGCGGATATGCCGTTTTCGAGCTACGAGGTGAGCGTCGAGGAGGGCGTTAAGAACGCCGTTAGGTTAATTCAAGCAGGAGCGGACGCGGTGAAGATTGAGGGTGGAGCAGACCACGAGAAGCTCGTCAGGAAGCTCGTTAGGATGGGAATTCCTGTTATGGGGCACACTGGACTAACCCCCCAGCGCTATCTAAGGCTCGGTGGCTACAGAATCACGGGCGAGACCGAGGAGGAAATCGAGGAAATCCTGCGCGACGCTAAAGCATTGGAGAGGGCCGGAGCCTTCGCGGTCGTTCTGGAGTTCGTCCTAGCCGATGTCGCAAAGCTCGTAACTGAGGAAGTCTCGATACCGACGATAGGAATCGGGGCGGGCCCGTACGTTGATGGCCAGGTTCTGGTCTGGCACGACCTCCTTGGAATTTACGAAAGCTCGCCTCCCTTTGCCAAGCGCTACGCCGAGCTGGGCAAGATAATCCTCGACGCCCTCGGCCAGTACAACCGCGAGGTCAAGACTGGAGAATTTCCAAGTTCCGAGCACTACTGGGAGTATCAGGACAAGGAAGACTTCAGGAGGAAGGCTCAGAAGGCCCTCGAAAGGCTTGGAGATGGTGAGTGA
- a CDS encoding ribbon-helix-helix protein, CopG family — MGKVKTSVYVDEELWKEFKELALREGSEVSRLLEEALMNYLINEVLKDVDDSEVPLWFEPLDVGGESSQKLLREMRDDREKRLLGQ; from the coding sequence ATGGGGAAAGTCAAAACGAGCGTTTACGTCGACGAGGAGCTGTGGAAGGAATTTAAAGAGCTGGCCCTTCGTGAGGGAAGCGAGGTCAGCAGACTGCTGGAGGAGGCGCTGATGAACTACCTCATAAACGAGGTCTTGAAGGACGTTGATGACTCAGAAGTTCCCCTGTGGTTCGAGCCACTCGACGTTGGTGGCGAGAGCAGTCAAAAGCTCCTGAGGGAGATGAGGGATGACCGCGAGAAGCGTTTACTTGGACAGTAG
- a CDS encoding type II toxin-antitoxin system VapC family toxin — protein MTARSVYLDSSAILKRYLNENGSDVVKKAFRDAYRGEVKLAFSFWNIGEVIGIFDKKLRRGQLTEEEFNFLKRGFLAEVKRFTRLGVLEVVPVHSLLLADAWELIERYHIYQADALQIVSAKHVKADAFYTADKRLHEVALKEGLNSILLGVRE, from the coding sequence ATGACCGCGAGAAGCGTTTACTTGGACAGTAGTGCAATCTTGAAGAGGTATCTGAACGAAAACGGGAGTGACGTTGTGAAGAAAGCCTTCAGGGACGCCTACAGGGGCGAGGTTAAGCTGGCCTTCAGCTTCTGGAACATAGGCGAGGTAATCGGGATATTCGACAAAAAGCTGAGGAGAGGCCAGCTCACAGAGGAGGAGTTCAACTTCCTGAAGAGGGGCTTCCTTGCGGAGGTAAAGAGGTTCACGAGGCTGGGTGTCCTTGAGGTCGTTCCCGTCCATTCCCTGCTCCTCGCCGATGCGTGGGAGCTGATTGAGAGGTATCACATTTATCAGGCTGACGCCTTGCAAATAGTTTCGGCGAAGCATGTAAAGGCCGATGCCTTTTACACTGCAGATAAGAGGCTTCACGAGGTGGCCCTTAAAGAGGGCCTGAACTCAATTCTCTTGGGGGTGAGAGAATGA
- a CDS encoding archease, which produces MRKWEHYEHTADIGVRGYGSTLEEAFEAVALGLFDVMVDVRKVEPRECREVEVEEEDLEALLYSFLEELLVLHDMEGLVFGDVRVRIEKTENGYRLKAKACGEVLDYEKHEPKEEVKAITYHDMKIEKLPDGRWMAQFVPDL; this is translated from the coding sequence ATGAGAAAGTGGGAGCACTACGAGCATACCGCTGACATAGGCGTTCGCGGTTACGGCTCAACGCTTGAGGAGGCCTTTGAGGCAGTCGCGTTGGGACTCTTTGACGTGATGGTGGACGTGAGGAAGGTCGAGCCGAGGGAATGTCGCGAGGTTGAGGTGGAGGAAGAGGACTTAGAGGCTCTCCTGTACAGCTTCCTTGAAGAGCTCCTCGTGCTCCACGACATGGAGGGGCTGGTCTTCGGCGACGTTAGAGTCAGGATAGAGAAGACAGAGAACGGCTACCGCCTCAAAGCGAAGGCCTGTGGCGAGGTTCTCGACTACGAGAAGCACGAGCCGAAGGAGGAAGTCAAGGCAATAACCTACCACGACATGAAAATCGAAAAGCTCCCGGACGGGCGCTGGATGGCGCAGTTCGTCCCCGACCTGTGA
- a CDS encoding tRNA (cytosine(49)-C(5))-methyltransferase, translated as MSARDVIREANSAFYERYSKLDDSDEFWEFMVKPLRQSIRVNTLKAPLEVVVERLREEFELEPIPWVREGFFINVDNLAKVPEHGLGLIFGQEASSMIPPVVLEPRPGELVLDMAAAPGSKTGQIAQYMENDGCIIANDPNRDRANVLIANLNRMGVLIARVTTRDGTKFARFENTFDRVLLDAPCSSVGMIRKSWRFLREWREKAVVKYMNIQKRLILAGYKALKPGGVMVYSTCTIDPLENEEVVDYLLRKTDARLERIELPVKTSEPVLEWEGKTYSDELKKALRIHPNDNDTEAFFIAKIVKPGDENE; from the coding sequence ATGAGCGCGAGGGACGTTATTAGGGAAGCAAATTCAGCCTTTTACGAGCGCTACTCAAAGCTCGACGATTCGGACGAGTTCTGGGAGTTCATGGTTAAGCCCCTCAGGCAGAGCATCAGAGTGAACACGCTCAAGGCCCCGCTGGAGGTAGTAGTTGAGAGACTCAGGGAGGAGTTCGAGCTCGAACCGATTCCCTGGGTTAGGGAGGGGTTCTTCATCAACGTTGATAACCTCGCAAAAGTCCCGGAGCACGGCCTCGGCTTAATCTTCGGGCAGGAGGCAAGCTCGATGATTCCGCCGGTGGTTCTCGAGCCGAGGCCGGGAGAGCTCGTCCTCGACATGGCCGCCGCGCCGGGCTCGAAGACAGGACAAATAGCCCAGTACATGGAGAACGATGGGTGCATAATAGCAAACGACCCCAACAGGGACAGGGCCAACGTCCTGATAGCGAACCTCAACAGAATGGGGGTTCTGATAGCGAGGGTAACGACGCGGGACGGGACTAAATTCGCGCGCTTCGAGAACACCTTCGACAGGGTTCTATTGGATGCACCGTGCTCCTCAGTCGGAATGATACGAAAGAGCTGGCGCTTCCTGAGGGAGTGGCGTGAGAAGGCCGTCGTCAAGTACATGAACATTCAGAAGAGGCTCATCTTGGCCGGTTACAAAGCGCTCAAGCCAGGGGGAGTTATGGTTTACTCAACCTGTACCATAGACCCGCTTGAGAACGAGGAGGTCGTTGACTACCTCCTGAGGAAGACCGATGCGAGGCTGGAGAGGATAGAACTGCCCGTGAAGACGAGCGAGCCCGTCCTTGAGTGGGAGGGGAAGACCTACTCTGACGAGCTGAAAAAGGCTCTGCGCATACACCCGAACGACAACGACACCGAGGCCTTCTTCATAGCGAAGATAGTCAAGCCGGGTGATGAAAATGAGTGA
- a CDS encoding methyltransferase RsmF C-terminal domain-like protein, with protein MSDEKGNPRNEIGKTSDAELVKRLLMENYGYAPELIYEIRGNHQKVYAYKHCELKISDTGRRGVYFGRIESDGIRLTIEGAFLVGPKATKNVVELDDEKAKRYLAGESVEVDVPDGWVLLKWRSYYLGSAKAKNGRLLNYVPKERRLRIE; from the coding sequence ATGAGTGATGAGAAGGGAAATCCCAGAAACGAGATTGGCAAGACCAGCGATGCCGAGCTCGTCAAGAGGCTCCTCATGGAGAACTACGGCTATGCGCCTGAGCTGATCTACGAGATAAGGGGCAACCACCAGAAGGTCTACGCCTACAAGCACTGTGAACTCAAGATAAGCGACACGGGCAGAAGAGGCGTCTACTTCGGCAGGATAGAGAGCGACGGAATAAGGCTGACGATTGAAGGTGCCTTCCTCGTTGGACCAAAGGCAACGAAGAACGTCGTCGAGCTGGACGATGAGAAAGCAAAGCGCTACCTGGCCGGGGAGAGCGTGGAAGTTGACGTGCCAGACGGCTGGGTGCTCCTCAAATGGCGCTCCTACTACCTCGGCTCGGCCAAGGCCAAGAACGGGAGGTTGCTCAACTACGTCCCGAAGGAGAGGAGGTTAAGGATTGAGTAA
- a CDS encoding RtcB family protein: protein MVPLKRIDKIRWEIPKFDRRMRVPGRVYADDQLIEKMRQDRTLEQAANVAMLPGIYKYSIVMPDGHQGYGFPIGGVAAFDIKEGVISPGGVGYDVNCLHEETEVISDLGFKIQVKDLPKSFKRVTLKVYDAKEGHNDHSRIMLVAERDSDEDIYEIKLASGRVLKVSGDHPILTENGYIRAEDLKPGDLVAVYPFEGVEYEEPEPGILLTHEDFKNEDRQLVKYLEERGLLPLRMDDLRIGILARVLGYFIGDGSFDIYREKNGRERIITVFYGDKGGLETLRKDLEFYFNIKASRVYKRTREENVKTAWGEFETTGTEYSIKVTSKAFSKLLIKLGAPVGKKTDVDFDVPEWIKKAPKWIKRNFLAGLFGADGSKPRLMSSDHKYTPNSISLTAVKTKELEEGLVKFLNSIKELLAEFEVTSHVRKVKEYNNRVMYRLVIYSNTREIYNFLSRIGYEYTAQKPYALIFAEYLRRKIVIGENISESNLVQRNRKMRELLPDFESFLKTYGLEGGFVLDRVIEVKKIKSDSKKLYDIGVYHRAHNFIANGVVVHNCGVRLIRTNLTEKEVRPRIKELVDTLFKNVPSGLGSKGRVRLHWTQLDDVLADGAKWAVDNGYGWKEDLEHLEEGGRMEGADPNAVSQRAKQRGAPQLGSLGSGNHFLEVQVVDKVFDEEIAKAYGLFEGQVVVMVHTGSRGLGHQVASDYLRIMEKANRKYGIPWPDRELVSVPFQSEEGQRYFSAMKAAANFAWANRQMITHWVRESFEEVFKRKAEDMEMHIVYDVAHNIAKVEEHEVDGKKVKVVVHRKGATRAFPAGHPDVPKAYRDVGQPVLIPGSMGTASYVLAGAEGSMRETFGSSCHGAGRLLSRKAATRQYRGDKLRNELLQRGIYVRAASLRVVAEEAPGAYKSVDNVVNVVHQAGIAKLVARMRPMGVAKG from the coding sequence ATGGTTCCGCTGAAGAGGATTGACAAAATCCGGTGGGAGATTCCTAAGTTCGACAGGAGAATGCGCGTTCCGGGAAGGGTTTACGCTGACGACCAGCTCATCGAGAAGATGCGTCAGGACAGGACTCTGGAGCAGGCCGCCAACGTCGCCATGCTCCCGGGCATCTACAAGTACTCAATTGTCATGCCTGATGGACACCAGGGCTACGGCTTCCCAATCGGTGGTGTAGCGGCTTTTGACATCAAAGAAGGCGTCATAAGCCCCGGAGGCGTGGGTTATGATGTGAATTGTCTCCACGAAGAAACCGAGGTCATAAGTGATTTGGGATTCAAGATTCAGGTGAAGGATCTCCCTAAATCATTCAAAAGGGTTACACTAAAGGTTTACGACGCAAAAGAAGGCCACAACGACCACTCTAGAATAATGTTGGTCGCGGAGAGGGATAGCGACGAGGATATATACGAAATAAAACTCGCAAGTGGAAGGGTTCTTAAGGTCTCAGGAGACCACCCGATACTTACTGAGAACGGGTACATAAGGGCAGAGGACTTAAAGCCTGGTGATTTGGTGGCGGTCTATCCATTCGAGGGAGTCGAGTACGAAGAACCAGAACCAGGAATTCTTTTAACTCACGAAGATTTCAAAAACGAGGACAGACAGCTGGTTAAGTACTTAGAAGAGAGGGGGTTACTCCCACTGAGAATGGACGACCTGAGGATAGGTATTCTGGCGAGGGTACTGGGGTACTTTATAGGCGATGGATCCTTTGACATTTACCGTGAGAAGAACGGAAGAGAAAGAATAATTACAGTCTTCTACGGAGACAAGGGAGGGCTTGAGACCCTTAGGAAGGATCTTGAGTTCTACTTTAACATCAAGGCATCCAGAGTCTACAAGAGAACCAGAGAGGAAAACGTCAAGACTGCGTGGGGAGAGTTTGAGACCACAGGAACTGAGTACTCAATAAAGGTTACATCAAAGGCGTTTTCAAAGCTTCTCATCAAGCTGGGTGCTCCGGTGGGCAAGAAAACCGACGTTGACTTTGACGTCCCAGAGTGGATCAAAAAGGCTCCCAAATGGATTAAGCGGAACTTCTTGGCGGGGCTTTTCGGCGCGGATGGAAGCAAGCCAAGATTGATGTCCAGTGATCACAAGTACACTCCAAATTCTATATCTCTAACCGCAGTTAAGACCAAAGAACTTGAAGAAGGCCTTGTGAAGTTCCTGAATTCAATTAAAGAACTGCTGGCAGAGTTTGAAGTCACCTCACATGTAAGGAAAGTCAAAGAGTACAACAATCGGGTAATGTACAGGCTTGTAATATACTCCAACACAAGGGAGATATACAACTTCCTCTCCAGGATTGGCTACGAATACACCGCCCAGAAACCCTATGCACTAATCTTCGCGGAATACCTGAGGAGAAAAATTGTGATAGGAGAAAACATCTCAGAGAGCAACTTAGTCCAGAGAAACAGAAAGATGAGAGAACTTCTGCCTGACTTCGAAAGCTTCCTCAAAACCTACGGGCTTGAAGGCGGCTTCGTGCTTGATAGGGTAATTGAAGTTAAGAAGATAAAAAGCGACTCCAAAAAGCTCTACGACATCGGCGTTTACCACAGGGCGCACAACTTCATAGCCAACGGCGTCGTCGTCCACAACTGCGGCGTCAGACTGATTAGAACGAATTTAACGGAGAAAGAGGTAAGACCACGCATCAAGGAGCTCGTTGACACGCTCTTCAAAAACGTGCCTTCTGGACTGGGAAGCAAGGGAAGAGTAAGGCTCCACTGGACCCAGCTCGACGACGTGTTAGCAGACGGCGCCAAGTGGGCCGTTGACAACGGCTACGGCTGGAAGGAGGATTTGGAGCACCTCGAGGAAGGCGGAAGGATGGAAGGAGCGGACCCGAACGCCGTCAGCCAGAGGGCGAAGCAGAGGGGAGCGCCACAGCTCGGCTCCCTCGGTTCAGGGAATCACTTCCTTGAGGTTCAGGTCGTTGATAAGGTCTTTGACGAGGAGATAGCCAAGGCCTACGGCCTCTTCGAAGGGCAGGTCGTGGTGATGGTTCACACCGGTTCGCGCGGTCTCGGCCACCAGGTGGCGAGCGACTACCTCAGGATAATGGAGAAGGCCAACAGGAAGTATGGAATCCCCTGGCCCGACCGCGAGCTCGTCAGCGTTCCCTTCCAGAGCGAGGAGGGGCAGAGGTACTTCAGCGCGATGAAGGCGGCCGCTAACTTCGCCTGGGCCAACAGGCAGATGATAACCCACTGGGTCAGGGAGAGCTTTGAGGAGGTCTTCAAGCGCAAGGCAGAAGACATGGAGATGCACATCGTCTACGACGTCGCCCACAACATAGCGAAGGTTGAGGAGCACGAAGTTGATGGAAAGAAGGTCAAGGTCGTCGTTCACAGGAAGGGAGCAACGAGGGCCTTCCCGGCTGGTCACCCGGACGTGCCGAAAGCCTACCGCGACGTCGGCCAGCCCGTTCTCATTCCCGGCTCGATGGGAACCGCGAGCTACGTTTTAGCTGGAGCCGAGGGCTCGATGAGAGAGACCTTCGGAAGCTCCTGTCACGGCGCCGGAAGACTGCTCAGCAGGAAGGCCGCCACCAGGCAGTACCGCGGTGATAAACTAAGGAACGAGCTCCTCCAGAGGGGAATCTACGTCCGCGCGGCTTCGCTTCGTGTCGTTGCAGAGGAGGCTCCCGGAGCCTACAAGAGCGTCGATAACGTCGTCAACGTCGTCCACCAGGCTGGCATAGCAAAGCTCGTCGCGAGGATGCGCCCGATGGGCGTCGCGAAGGGCTGA
- the moaC gene encoding cyclic pyranopterin monophosphate synthase MoaC produces MELTHVDEKGVKMVEVGHKDVVFRKAVAKGRIRLKPETIKLIKEGKTKKGNVIATAQIAGILAVKKTPELIPLCHPIPLTGVDISFEFGEDYIEATCEVRAYYKTGVEMEALTGVTVALLTIWDMVKAVEKDENGQYPFTRIEDVHVVEKIKQK; encoded by the coding sequence ATGGAGCTGACGCACGTTGATGAGAAGGGCGTCAAGATGGTCGAGGTCGGCCACAAGGACGTTGTTTTTCGAAAGGCAGTTGCAAAGGGCAGGATAAGGCTGAAGCCGGAGACGATAAAGCTCATCAAAGAGGGGAAGACCAAGAAAGGCAACGTCATAGCCACGGCCCAGATTGCGGGGATTCTGGCGGTAAAGAAGACGCCTGAGTTAATTCCCCTCTGCCACCCGATACCCCTAACGGGAGTCGACATCTCATTTGAGTTCGGCGAGGACTACATAGAGGCCACCTGCGAGGTTCGCGCCTATTACAAGACCGGCGTCGAGATGGAGGCGCTGACCGGAGTCACAGTGGCCCTGCTGACGATTTGGGACATGGTGAAGGCCGTCGAGAAGGACGAGAACGGGCAGTACCCTTTCACGAGGATTGAGGACGTTCACGTCGTCGAGAAGATTAAACAAAAGTGA
- a CDS encoding AMP phosphorylase, with product MRAKVRILDFYSGRYSVLINEEDAKEAKLHPDDLVKLEAGKKTVYGSVVISNLVERGEVGVSRDVLELHSFSEGETVGVIPAGTPESVRYIKKKMRGEKLRKVEIEAIVRDIVDRKLRDIEISSFVTSLEINGLDMDEIAALTIAMAETGDMLDIDRKPIMDVHSIGGVPGNKTNILVVPIVAAAGLTIPKTSSRAITSAAGTADVVEVFANVSFSLDEIKRIVEKVGACLVWGGALNLAPADDITIKAERALSIDPTGLMLASIMSKKYAMGSQYVLIDIPTGKGVKVETVEQARALARDFIELGKRLGQYVEVAITYGGQPIGHTVGPALEAREALSALMTGKGPGSLIEKATGLAGILLEMGGVAPAGMGKKMAREILESGKAWEKMKEIIAEQGGDPNIKPEEIPVGDKTYTFTAPTSGYVTAIDNRAITAIARAAGAPEDKGAGLELYVKVGEKVKEGDPLFTIHAEHEARLDQAIVLARRTDPIRIEGMVLQRIGNI from the coding sequence ATGAGGGCGAAGGTTAGAATCCTTGATTTCTACAGCGGTAGGTACTCGGTTCTCATAAACGAAGAGGACGCAAAGGAGGCCAAGCTCCACCCTGACGACCTCGTGAAGCTGGAGGCCGGTAAGAAGACCGTCTACGGGAGCGTTGTCATCAGCAACCTCGTGGAGCGTGGAGAAGTCGGCGTGAGCAGGGACGTCCTTGAGCTTCACAGCTTTTCAGAGGGCGAGACTGTGGGGGTCATTCCGGCTGGAACCCCTGAGAGCGTCCGCTACATAAAGAAGAAGATGCGCGGCGAGAAGCTCAGGAAGGTCGAGATTGAGGCCATAGTCAGGGACATCGTTGACAGGAAGCTCAGGGACATCGAGATAAGCTCCTTCGTCACATCGCTCGAAATAAACGGCCTTGACATGGACGAGATAGCCGCGCTTACGATAGCGATGGCCGAGACTGGAGACATGCTCGACATAGACAGGAAGCCCATAATGGACGTCCACAGTATCGGCGGTGTTCCCGGCAACAAGACCAACATCCTCGTGGTTCCGATCGTGGCCGCCGCTGGCCTGACGATCCCGAAGACCAGCTCGAGGGCAATAACCAGCGCCGCTGGAACGGCCGATGTCGTCGAGGTGTTTGCCAACGTCAGCTTCTCGCTCGACGAAATCAAGAGGATAGTCGAGAAGGTGGGCGCGTGCCTCGTCTGGGGTGGGGCTCTCAACCTTGCCCCCGCCGACGACATCACGATCAAGGCCGAGCGCGCCCTCAGCATCGACCCTACCGGGCTTATGCTCGCGAGCATAATGTCCAAGAAGTACGCTATGGGAAGCCAGTACGTCCTCATAGACATTCCAACAGGAAAGGGGGTCAAGGTCGAGACCGTCGAGCAGGCGAGGGCCCTCGCGAGGGACTTCATAGAGCTCGGCAAGAGGCTCGGCCAGTACGTCGAGGTCGCGATAACCTACGGTGGCCAGCCGATTGGACACACCGTCGGTCCGGCCCTCGAGGCGAGGGAGGCGCTCTCAGCCCTCATGACCGGCAAGGGGCCGGGAAGCCTCATCGAGAAGGCGACCGGGCTGGCAGGAATACTGCTTGAGATGGGCGGTGTTGCCCCCGCCGGAATGGGCAAGAAGATGGCCAGGGAAATCCTTGAGAGCGGAAAGGCCTGGGAAAAGATGAAGGAGATTATAGCGGAGCAGGGCGGAGACCCGAACATCAAGCCCGAGGAGATACCCGTTGGCGACAAGACCTACACCTTCACCGCCCCCACGAGCGGTTACGTCACCGCAATAGACAACAGGGCCATAACCGCCATAGCCAGGGCCGCGGGAGCGCCGGAGGACAAGGGCGCTGGCCTGGAGCTCTACGTCAAGGTCGGAGAAAAGGTCAAAGAGGGAGACCCGCTCTTCACCATCCACGCCGAGCACGAGGCCAGGCTTGACCAGGCGATAGTCCTCGCGAGGAGGACCGACCCGATAAGAATAGAGGGAATGGTCCTCCAGCGAATCGGGAACATCTGA
- the minD gene encoding cell division ATPase MinD, translating into MEGRSIVFASGKGGTGKTTTVANLGVALAQFGKEVILLDADLTMANLSLVLGMEDIPITLHDVLAKEADLKDAIYEGPAGVKVIPGGLSLEKVKKAKPERLRELMREIAQMADFVLIDAPAGLEMTSVTALLIGRELIIVTNPEISAITDSLKTKLIAEKLGTLPLGVVLNRVTNEKTELSKEEIEAILEVPVLAMIPEDPEVKRASAYGVPLVIKNPTSPAAIAIKQLAAKLAGIRWQPPEPESPIKRVFKAIFGGKK; encoded by the coding sequence TTGGAAGGGCGTTCGATAGTTTTTGCATCCGGAAAGGGTGGAACTGGTAAAACCACAACAGTGGCAAACTTAGGTGTTGCATTGGCCCAGTTTGGCAAGGAAGTGATTCTCCTTGATGCGGATCTGACAATGGCCAACCTCAGCCTCGTCCTTGGAATGGAGGACATACCGATTACGCTCCATGACGTTCTCGCGAAGGAAGCAGACCTCAAAGATGCAATATACGAGGGTCCTGCGGGAGTCAAGGTTATCCCAGGTGGCCTCAGCCTTGAGAAAGTCAAGAAGGCAAAGCCCGAGAGGCTCAGGGAGCTCATGAGGGAAATCGCCCAGATGGCGGACTTCGTGCTTATAGACGCCCCGGCTGGACTTGAGATGACATCTGTTACCGCCCTCCTTATCGGTAGGGAGCTCATCATCGTCACCAACCCGGAAATCTCGGCCATAACCGACTCCCTCAAGACCAAGCTCATAGCAGAGAAGCTCGGAACGCTCCCGCTCGGTGTTGTCCTCAACAGGGTTACCAACGAGAAGACCGAGCTCAGCAAGGAGGAAATCGAGGCTATACTCGAAGTCCCCGTTCTGGCGATGATTCCAGAAGACCCGGAGGTTAAGAGAGCCAGTGCCTACGGTGTCCCGCTCGTCATCAAGAACCCGACCAGCCCCGCGGCCATAGCAATCAAACAGCTCGCCGCAAAGCTTGCGGGAATCAGGTGGCAGCCACCTGAGCCGGAGAGCCCCATCAAGAGGGTCTTCAAGGCCATCTTCGGGGGGAAGAAGTGA
- a CDS encoding slipin family protein, protein MAIGTMVLGLILLFVLIILASAIKIVKEYERAVIFRLGRVVGARGPGLFFIIPIFEKAVIVDLRTRVLDVPVQETITKDNVPVRVNAVVYFRVVDPVKAVTQVANYIMATSQIAQTTLRSVIGQAHLDELLSEREKLNIQLQKIIDEATDPWGIKVTTVEIKDVELPSGMQKAMARQAEAERERRARILLAEAERQAAEKLREAAQIISEHPMALQLRTLQTISDVANDKSNVIVLPLPMEMLKLFQAAGEAARVYAAKEKEKTEESSE, encoded by the coding sequence ATGGCCATAGGAACGATGGTGTTGGGACTAATTTTGCTTTTTGTTTTGATTATACTGGCCAGCGCCATAAAGATTGTGAAGGAGTACGAGAGGGCGGTTATCTTCCGCCTTGGTAGGGTCGTCGGTGCCAGGGGTCCGGGACTGTTCTTCATCATACCGATTTTCGAAAAGGCGGTCATCGTTGACCTCCGTACGAGGGTTCTCGACGTCCCCGTCCAGGAGACCATAACCAAGGACAACGTCCCCGTCAGGGTCAACGCCGTCGTTTACTTCCGCGTGGTCGACCCGGTTAAGGCGGTAACGCAGGTTGCCAACTACATAATGGCGACCAGCCAGATAGCCCAGACGACGCTCAGGAGCGTCATCGGTCAGGCTCACCTTGACGAGCTGCTTAGCGAGAGGGAGAAGCTCAACATTCAGCTTCAGAAGATTATAGACGAGGCAACAGACCCGTGGGGCATCAAGGTAACCACGGTGGAGATAAAGGACGTTGAGCTCCCGAGCGGAATGCAGAAGGCGATGGCCAGGCAGGCCGAGGCCGAGCGTGAGAGGAGGGCAAGGATTCTCCTCGCCGAGGCCGAAAGACAGGCGGCTGAGAAGCTCCGTGAAGCGGCGCAGATAATAAGCGAGCACCCGATGGCCCTTCAGCTCAGGACGCTTCAGACCATAAGCGACGTTGCTAACGACAAGAGCAACGTGATAGTCCTTCCGCTCCCGATGGAGATGCTGAAGCTGTTCCAGGCCGCTGGCGAGGCGGCAAGGGTGTACGCGGCAAAGGAGAAGGAAAAAACGGAAGAGAGCTCCGAGTGA